In one Lolium rigidum isolate FL_2022 chromosome 3, APGP_CSIRO_Lrig_0.1, whole genome shotgun sequence genomic region, the following are encoded:
- the LOC124695675 gene encoding uncharacterized protein LOC124695675, with the protein MKGRRRDPQSRQAATCSGDDRLSKLPDDVLLNILERLGTLDAIRTCILSKQMLKLPTMLSQIFIDFYSAMRGDDQSFTTTRDLARINGAVADVTDMILISSRSPLFPVRKLKLRFVLRRYDCISIGKSVVRAMAARKLDGAVEFEVLTECGFEHCADADVLQFGEQFNTFLGDCPDAFACLTRLDLHNLRFGESDIPKVLSACERLESLRLHNCDAGIGSVLRVEHPRLVELEIFCGEFETVELICLPKLQRMNYTDWVYDEDPLYFVDVPQFAKLSLTKNCYWGQTLKLSQVLANAPTITNLHLDFQSEKIWVRPESPRLLAPVLDKLHHLNMDFLPEGCDIAWTMFFLEAAPSLGELCLTVWDHWCGTEKLSIRRKKADVKWQLPAPDFKHKSLTKLTIYGFQSDGNFTGFVRRVMKAAANVEEISLYDRKVCKFCTKEFEDYETEVFPSSQEKDSLREKITGGLIMASPDVIRFRS; encoded by the exons ATGAAGGGCCGCCGCCGAGAT CCGCAGTCACGGCAAGCAGCAACATGCAGCGGGGACGACAGGCTAAGCAAGCTGCCCGACGACGTGCTGCTCAACATCCTAGAGCGGCTGGGCACGCTCGACGCCATCAGAACCTGCATCCTCTCCAAGCAGATGCTCAAGCTGCCCACCATGCTCTCGCAGATCTTCATCGACTTCTATTCCGCTATGCGCGGCGACGATCAATCCTTTACGACCACGCGAGACCTGGCCCGGATCAACGGCGCGGTGGCCGACGTGACGGACATGATCCTGATCAGCTCGAGATCACCACTGTTCCCCGTTCGCAAACTGAAGCTCAGGTTCGTCCTGAGGCGCTACGACTGCATCTCCATCGGCAAATCTGTTGTCcgcgccatggcggcgcggaagctggaCGGGGCCGTGGAGTTTGAAGTACTGACGGAGTGTGGTTTCGAGCACTGCGCCGACGCCGATGTACTCCAGTTCGGGGAGCAGTTCAATACTTTTCTCGGCGACTGTCCCGACGCGTTCGCCTGCCTGACGCGGCTGGATCTGCATAATCTGAGGTTTGGCGAATCGGACATCCCCAAGGTACTCAGCGCTTGCGAGCGGCTCGAGTCTCTGCGTCTCCATAATTGTGACGCGGGGATCGGTTCGGTGCTGAGAGTTGAGCATCCGAGACTCGTCGAGCTCGAGATCTTCTGTGGGGAGTTTGAGACGGTGGAGCTAATCTGTCTACCGAAGCTCCAGCGGATGAACTATACTGACTGGGTCTACGACGAAGATCCCTTGTACTTCGTTGACGTGCCACAGTTTGCGAAGCTAAGCCTCACTAAGAATTGTTATTGGGGCCAGACCCTGAAGCTAAGCCAGGTGCTTGCCAACGCCCCCACCATAACCAACCTGCATCTGGATTTCCAAAGTGAGAAG ATATGGGTTCGACCAGAGAGCCCGAGACTGCTTGCTCCTGTGCTTGACAAACTGCACCATCTGAATATGGACTTCCTTCCTGAAGGATGTGACATCGCCTGGACAATGTTCTTCCTTGAAGCCGCACCATCCCTGGGAGAGCTCTGTCTCACGGTGTGGGATCATTGGTGCGGCACAGAGAAACTAAGCATTCGCAGAAAGAAAGCGGATGTGAAGTGGCAGCTACCTGCTCCCGATTTCAAGCACAAGAGTTTAACCAAGCTAACCATCTACGGCTTCCAGTCAGACGGCAACTTCACGGGATTTGTTAGGCGTGTCATGAAAGCTGCGGCAAACGTTGAAGAGATATCTTTGTATGATAGGAAGGTGTGCAAGTTCTGCACCAAAGAATTTGAGGATTATGAGACCGAGGTATTTCCATCGAGCCAGGAGAAGGATTCTTTGAGGGAAAAGATTACCGGCGGGCTGATAATGGCTTCCCCCGATGTGATTCGCTTCAGGTCCTAG
- the LOC124702503 gene encoding probable glutathione S-transferase GSTU1: protein MAPEKNSSDLVLLDFWVSPFGQRVRIALAEKSLPYEYVEEDLAGKSDRLLQSNPVHKKTPVLLHGGKPVNESLIIVQYLEEAFPDTPSLLPADPYARAQARFWADYVDKKVYDCGARLWKLKGEPQAQARAEMLEILKTLETELGDKEFFGGEHGFGFVDAAFAPFTSWFQSYEKLGEFKVAEVAPKIAAWADRVGKRESVAKSLYSPDKVYDFIGVLKKKYGIE, encoded by the coding sequence ATGGCGCCCGAGAAGAACAGCTCCGACCTCGTCCTCCTGGACTTCTGGGTCTCGCCCTTCGGGCAGCGCGTCCGCATCGCGCTGGCCGAGAAGAGCCTCCCCTACGAGTACGTCGAAGAAGACCTCGCCGGCAAGAGCGACCGGCTCCTGCAGTCCAACCCAGTCCACAAGAAAACCCCGGTGCTCCTCCACGgcggcaagcccgtgaacgagtcCCTCATCATCGTGCAGTACCTCGAAGAGGCCTTCCCCGACACCCCTTCCCTCCTCCCCGCCGACCCCTACGCGCGCGCGCAGGCCCGCTTCTGGGCCGACTACGTCGACAAGAAGGTCTACGACTGCGGCGCCCGGCTCTGGAAGCTCAAGGGCGAGCCGCAGGCGCAGGCTAGGGCGGAGATGCTGGAGATCCTCAAGACCCTGGAGACGGAGCTCGGGGACAAGGAGTTCTTCGGCGGGGAGCATGGGTTCGGGTTCGTCGACGCCGCCTTCGCGCCCTTCACGTCGTGGTTCCAGAGCTACGAGAAGCTCGGCGAGTTCAAGGTCGCTGAGGTTGCGCCCAAGATTGCGGCGTGGGCGGACAGGGTCGGCAAGAGGGAGAGCGTGGCCAAGAGCCTCTACTCGCCGGACAAGGTCTACGACTTCATCGGCGTCCTCAAGAAGAAGTACGGCATCGAGTAG